A genomic region of Cannabis sativa cultivar Pink pepper isolate KNU-18-1 chromosome 1, ASM2916894v1, whole genome shotgun sequence contains the following coding sequences:
- the LOC115705963 gene encoding probable calcium-binding protein CML18, with amino-acid sequence MSRKTTTSSSAKLDDQQISDLREVFRSFDSNKDGSLTQVEMGSMLKSLGLKPSPDQVEALINQADTNHNGLVEFSEFVAMVEPELLHSSRSPYNQEQLRMMFEMFDTDGNGYITAAELAHSMAKLGHALTVDELAGMMNEADRDGDGRIDFEEFVTAITAAAFDNSWA; translated from the coding sequence atgAGTAGAAAAACAACAACATCATCATCGGCTAAGCTGGACGACCAACAAATATCTGATCTACGAGAAGTATTTCGATCATTCGACAGCAACAAAGACGGTAGCTTAACTCAGGTTGAAATGGGCTCAATGCTAAAATCATTGGGCCTAAAGCCCAGCCCAGATCAAGTTGAGGCCCTAATTAACCAGGCCGATACAAACCACAACGGCCTAGTTGAATTCTCGGAGTTCGTGGCCATGGTTGAACCTGAGCTCCTCCACTCCTCTCGCTCTCCCTACAACCAAGAACAGCTTAGAATGATGTTCGAGATGTTCGATACCGACGGCAATGGCTACATCACGGCGGCTGAGCTGGCTCATTCCATGGCTAAGCTCGGCCACGCTCTGACGGTGGATGAACTCGCTGGAATGATGAACGAGGCCGATAGAGACGGCGATGGTCGCATTGATTTTGAAGAGTTCGTTACTGCCATCACCGCTGCGGCTTTCGATAATTCATGGGCATAA
- the LOC115705966 gene encoding uncharacterized protein LOC115705966 translates to MYIRVKRNKTTYFIQCEPTETVLDIKQKLHVLIDQPVDDQRLILFSSGHVLEDVKTLADQKVENDSVVALTLKKDDNEFEDVNIARPTDFYQSRDAEGGSW, encoded by the exons ATGTATATTCGTGTTAAGCGAAATAAAACAACTTACTTCATCCAATGCGAGCCGACTGAGACTGTTTTAGATATTAAGCAGAAATTACATGTTCTTATTGATCAACCAGTTGATGATCAGCGTTTGATTCTATTCAGTAGTGGGCATGTACTGGAGGATGTGAAGACATTGGCAGATCAGAAG GTGGAAAATGATTCTGTCGTGGCACTTACTTTGAAGAAAG ATGATAATGAGTTTGAAGATGTGAACATTGCGCGGCCAACTGATTTCTACCAATCACGTGATGCAGAGGGAGGCAGTTGGTGA
- the LOC115705944 gene encoding TOM1-like protein 1 — protein sequence MSDNIMEKVSAFGERLKIEGADVGRKMTAGISSMSLKMKELFQGPNQADKLVDDATSEALEEPDWALNLDICDMINTEKLNSVELIRGIKRRIVLKNPRVQYLGLVLLETCVKNCEKAFSEVAAERVLDEMVKLIDDPQTVVNNRNKALMLIESWGESTSELRYLPVFEETYKSLKSRGIRFPGRDMESLAPIFTPPRSVSAPPEPDDSLLQQIQREPPVQSFTAEQTKEAFDVARNSIELLSTVLSSSPQQDVLQDDLTTTLVQQCRRSQATIQRMIETAGDNEALLFEALNVNDEIQKVMSKYDELKKPLDVSAEPEPAMIPVAVEPDESPRHTREEEALVRKPAGSRIGSQGGSNDDMMDDLDEMIFGKKGSGGTSEGGQDGKKQAAKDDLISF from the exons ATGAGTGACAATATAATGGAGAAAGTGAGCGCTTTTGGAGAGCGTCTCAAGATTGAAGGGGCCGACGTGGGTAGAAAGATGACTGCGGGAATCAGTTCGATGAGCCTTAAGATGAAGGAGCTCTTTCAAGGCCCAAACCAGGCGGATAAGCTTGTCGATGATGCAACCTCAGAGGCACTGGAGGAGCCTGACTGGGCCTTAAATCTTGATATTTGTGACATGATCAATACTGAGAAACTCAACAGTGTTGAACTGATTCGTGGGATAAAAAGGCGAATTGTTTTGAAGAATCCTAGGGTTCAATATTTGGGTTTAGTGCTACTTGAAACTTGTGTCAAGAACTGTGAGAAGGCTTTCTCGGAAGTGGCGGCTGAGAGAGTTCTTGATGAGATGGTGAAGCTCATTGATGATCCTCAGACTGTTGTTAACAATCGTAACAAGGCTTTGATGTTGATCGAGTCGTGGGGGGAATCAACTAGTGAGCTCCGTTATTTGCCAGTTTTTGAAGAAACATACAAG AGTCTAAAATCAAGGGGAATTCGGTTCCCTGGTCGCGACATGGAGAGCCTGGCACCTATTTTTACTCCCCCTCGTTCAGTTTCAGCTCCTCCAGAACCAGATGATAGTCTTTTGCAGCAAATTCAGCGTGAGCCCCCTGTCCAAAGCTTTACAGCTGAACAGACAAAGGAAGCATTTGATGTTGCGAGAAACAGCATTGAGCTTCTTTCTACAGTCTTGTCCTCATCACCACAGCAAGATGTTCTACAG GATGACTTAACAACCACACTTGTACAGCAGTGTCGTCGGTCCCAGGCTACCATACAGAGAATGATTGAAACTGCAGGAGATAACGAGGCCCTGCTATTCGAGGCATTGAATGTGAACGATGAGATCCAGAAAGTAATGTCCAAGTATGATGAGCTGAAGAAGCCATTAGATGTTTCAGCTGAGCCAGAACCAGCTATGATACCTGTTGCCGTCGAGCCTGATGAGTCACCCCGGCATACAAGGGAGGAAGAGGCATTGGTCCGAAAGCCAGCTGGCTCTCGGATTGGATCCCAGGGAGGAAGCAACGACGACATGATGGACGACCTTGACGAAATGATATTCGGGAAGAAAGGTAGTGGCGGTACGTCAGAAGGTGGGCAAGATGGTAAGAAACAAGCAGCAAAGGATGACTTAATATCATTTTGA
- the LOC133033618 gene encoding uncharacterized protein LOC133033618 codes for MKNKKAEKGGQYDGWYRALGCPWVFTVWFYECCPAMVNSFCKRVSSSIPRTLNWSNTIVTKNPTLRDLKGKIFDLPLNKLKIKNMCPTDEEKQKLQLDGLFLDESIDDRGVAKQSFESGSSSKKSDSADIYLMKSKLEMVISNQASLAEDFISLRCFVDLNFKSVMTVIKDIQEKVNAIHCRPSDEGKSSDELVTQDSDDDGDDDDDAEDDEKELPDPKNIDSDSDDGGELVKVGGDADDADKVVTDVPPADVNPYETVGGSDENAKDVEKPKGDESRLKGDDFFDGLSQLEIDDDQVVLAGLEVVGKIHVSVFLFVCKKIRFLFGCSIVSSLFCNC; via the exons atgaaaaataagaagGCAGAGAAGGGAGGCCAGTATGATGGTTGGTATAGGGCTTTGGGATGTCCATGGGTTTTTACGGTTTGGTTTTATGAATGTTGTCCTGCTATGGTGAACTCTTTCTGTAAAAGAGTTTCGTCTTCTATTCCAAGGACTCTGAACTGGAGCAACACCATtgtcaccaaaaatccaactcTTCGAGACTTGAAGGGCAAGATTTTTGATTTGCCTTTGAACAAG TTGAAGATCAAAAACATGTGTCCTACTGATGAAGAGAAGCAGAAGCTTCAACTTGACGGTTTATTTCTTGATGAGTCTATTGATGACCGTGGTGTAGCGAAGCAATCATTTGAGAGTGGGTCATCTTCAAAGAAATCTGATTCAGCGGATATTTATTTGATGAAATCTAAGTTGGAGATGGTCATTTCGAATCAAGCATCATTGGCTGAAGACTTCATATCCttgaggtgttttgttgatCTTAATTTCAAGTCCgtaatgactgtaattaaggatatTCAGGAGAAAGTTAATGCCATTCATTGTCGTCCTTCTGATGAG GGAAAGTCATCTGATGAATTAGTAACtcaagattctgatgatgatggtgatgatgatgatgatgctgaGGATGATGAGAAGGAACTGCCTGATCCAAAAAATATAGATTCCGACTCCGACGATGgtggtgagttggttaaagttggTGGTGATGCTGATGATGCTGATAAGGTTGTTACTGATGTTCCTCCTGCTGATGTGAATCCATATGAGACTGTTGGAGGCAGTGATGAGAATGCCAAGGATGTTGAGAAGCCAAAGGGCGATGAGTCTCGATTAAAGGGGGACGATTTCTTTGATGGGTTAAGCCAGCTTGAAATAGATGATGATCAAGTTGTGTTGGCTGGCTTGGAGGTTGTTGGTAAAATCCATGTAAgtgtatttttatttgtttgcaagaaaattaggtttctttttggttgctcaaTAGTTTCTAGTTTGTTTTGCAACTGTTAA
- the LOC115705961 gene encoding uncharacterized protein LOC115705961 gives MDLSWLSAILVGAGCLAMGYFVGTSNPGTNFLSTRSIKDTTALVSTRTNKKKDNPKDPFEIENLVDNFEDFKMILVVRNDLKMGKGKIAAQCSHATLGLYKKLLRRAPKALNRWEMCAQPKVVVKIESEEDMLMLQEKAKSVKLPTHITIDAGRTQIAPNSRTVMAILGPVETVDKVTGGLKLL, from the exons ATGGATTTGAGTTGGCTGAGCGCTATTCTAGTTGGGGCGGGTTGCCTTGCTATGGGCTACTTCGTGGGGACCTCTAACCCTGGTACGAATTTTCTCTCAACCAGATCAATTAAAGACACTACTGCACTTGTCAGTACTAGAACGAACAAGAAGAAGGATAATCCCAAAGACCCTTTTGAGATTGAAAACCTAGTTGACAATTTTGAAGATTTCAAGatg attttggtggtgaGAAATGATCTAAAGATGGGTAAAGGGAAAATTGCCGCCCAATGCAG TCATGCAACTTTGGGCCTCTATAAGAAGCTACTCCGCCGAGCACCAAAAGCCCTGAACAG ATGGGAGATGTGTGCACAGCCTAAAGTGGTTGTGAAAATTGAGAGCGAGGAGGATATGCTCATGTTGCAG GAGAAGGCAAAATCAGTCAAGCTCCCAACCCATATTACTATTGATGCCGGGAGAACTCAGATTGCACCAA ATTCAAGGACAGTGATGGCTATTCTTG GACCTGTCGAAACAGTTGATAAAGTAACTGGTGGACTGAAACTGTTGTAG